GCGGGCGCTGCTCGGCCGCCGCGCCCGTTACGGCACGTCGGCCGCGCCGTTGTCGGTGCGGCATCCGAAATCGTTGGCGCCACTGGGATTGCACCCGTGGCCCACGCTCACTGTCGCGGCCTTGCTCGCCCGTCGTCCGCTGCTCGCCGCGTTGGCGTTCGGCGGGGCGGCGGGCAGCATGGCCCGGCTGCTGAAGGCGCACGACGTCCCCACCCGGGACGTGGCGCGCACGATGGCCACCGCCGTCGGACAGACCTGGCTCGGCTGCGGCCGGTACGGCACGCAGTACGCCGCGCCGTTGCTGGCCGCGCTGATGATCCCGGGCGGACGGCGGAAGTGGGGCCGTCGCGCGGCGCTCGCCTCGCTGCTGTTCGGCCCGCCGCTGACCGCGTGGGTCAAGACCCGGCCCGCGCTCGATCCGGTCCGCTACACCGCCGCCGCGGTCGCGGACGACCTCGCCTACGGCGCCGGCGCCTGGTCCGGCTGCCTGACCCACCGCACTGCGACGCCGCTGCGCCCGGCGCTCGTCCGGCGTCCGCTGCGGTTCGATCCGAAGGGAAAACGATGAGCAACACCTGGTTCGAGTCCGTCGCGGAGGCGCAGCGCCGCGCGAAGAAACGTCTTCCCCGCTCGGTGTACTCCGCGTTGATCGCCGGTTCGGAGAAAGGCTTGACGCTCAACGACAATCTGGCCGCGTTCGACGAGCTGCGCTACGCCCCGCGCACCGCGGGGCACTCGGCCGAGCGTGTGCTGGGCACGCACGTGCTCGGCCGCGATGTCGCGCTTCCGGTGCTGATCTCGCCGACCGGAGTCCAGGCCGTGCACCCCGACGGCGAGGTGGCGGTGGCGCGCGCGGCGGCTGCGCGGGGTACCTCGATGGGCCTGTCCTCCTTTGGCAGCAAGCCGATCGAGGAGGTCGTCGCAGCGAATCCGAATACCTACTTCCAGGTCTACTGGACCGGCAGCCGCGAGGACATCCTGCGCCGCCTGGAACGTGCCCGCGCGGCCGGTGCCGTCGGGATCATCCTCACCCTCGACTGGTCGTTTTCCCACAGCCGGGACTGGGGTAGCCCGCATATCCCCGAACGACTCAATTTCCGCGAGCTGCTGCGGTTCGCCCCGGAGGGCGCGACGCACCCGCGATGGCTGCTGGATTACGTCAAGACGCGGAAGCTGCCGGACCTGAGCGTGCCGAACATGGCGCAGCCGGGCGAGCCCGCGCCGACGTTCTTCGGCGCGTACGGGCAGTGGATGCAGACCCCACCTCCCTCGTGGGAGGACGTGCGGTGGCTGCGTACGCAGTGGGACGGGCCGTTCCTGCTCAAGGGCGTGATCCGGGTCGACGAGGCCCGCCGGGCGGTGGACGCCGGGGTCAGCGCGATCTCGGTGTCCAACCACGGCGGCAACAACCTGGACGGCACTCCCGCCACCATCCGCGCGCTGCCCGCGATCGCCGATGCCGTCGGCGATCAGGTGGAGGTCCTGCTCGACGGCGGGATCCGACGCGGCAGCGACGTGGTGAAGGCCCTCGCGCTCGGCGCCCGCGCGGTGCTGATCGGCCGCGCCTACCTGTGGGGGCTGGCCGCCGGTGGGCAGGCCGGCGTGGAGAACGTGCTCGACGTCCTCCGCAACGGCATCGACTCCACGCTGCTGGCGCTGGGCAAGCGGAGCGTGCACGAGCTGAGCCGGAACGATCTTGTTGTCCCCCAAGGATTCGGCCTCGAGCTGGGGGACCAGGTGGTGGCTTCCTGAGGGGCCGCGCGGGGCTGGCCCAGCCGCTGCGGCGGAGGTAGGGCCGATTGTTCGGGCGACCTACACCCTGGAGGAAGTCAACCAGGGTTACGACGATCTGCTCGAGGGCCGCAACGTGCGCGGCGTCCTCGTGCACGACGCGGCGTGAGCGGACTGCACGCGGTGGCGGGGCCGGGCGCGGTGCCCGGCCCCGCGTCCTTCGCCGGCGCGGTCGTCGGCCGGGAGCGGGAGATCGAGCTGCTGCTCGCCGGGCTCGACGCGGGCGCGCACGTGGTGCTCGAAGGGCCGCCGGGCACCGGGAAGACCACGCTGCTGCGGGTCATCGCGTCGGCGGGCGACGCCGAGTTCGTGTTCGTGGAAGGCAATGCCGAGCTGACCCCCGCGCGGCTGATCGGCCACTTCGACCCGTCGCAGGTGCTCGCGAAGAGGTATTCCGCGGAGACCTTTGTGGACGGTCCGCTGGCCGAAGCGCTGCGCTCGGGCGGATTGCTCTACGTGGAGGAGGTGAACCGGGTACCCGGGGAGACGCTAGACGTGCTGATCACCGTGATGTCGGAGGGGGAGCGCCACGCCGAAACCCGAAGCCGTGAAGGGCCCCTTCACAGACTCCACTCGGCAGCCGCGACGCACCCGCCTGGCGAGTATTTCCGCCCCACGGACGACGAGGATCCCTTGCCGGCTGCGCGTTCTTGTGCGGAGCTGGTGATCCTGGCCCCAGCTGACGACTGCGCGGAGGCGGCTGGTTTCGCGCGGTGGGCCGGTGCTCGGTGGCGCCCTTTGCCGGGGCTGGCGGCGGCACCTGCGGCGTTGGCAAAGTTGCTTGACCGGTCGTGAGCGGGAGTTCTGCGAGGGCGGTTCCTGCCGGGTTGGCTACCCGCCGCTGGTGATCCGGTAGAGGTGATGGTCCCTCTCGGCGTAGACGGTGAGGGTCTCGTTGCCTGGGCGGGCGGTGGCCTGCCAGGTCATTCCGTCGGGGAGGCCGGGCGCGGTGGACGGCAGCCCGGTGATGCCGCCGCCGGTGATGGTCCCCGTGGCGTCGGCCAGCAGGATGCAGTCGGGTTTGGCGGCGTTGATGGTGGCCCAGCCGGTGACGAGGGTGTCGCCGATGATGCGCCTGGTGGTAACCGCACCGTGGGTGTCACCGGTGGCTTCGGGGCCGGGCAGGTCGGTGGCGTCGGCCGTCCGGAGGGAGTCGCCGAGTTCGTGGCCGTGGCAGCCAAGGGTGAATTCGGGATCGAAGGGGTAGGCGCCGAGCGCGCGGGCGGCGGGGATGACGTCGCGCTGGATGTGGAGCTGGGTGAGGACGGCAGGGGCGTTGACGCGCAGGGCGATCGCGGTGAGGGCGAGCGGGGCGTAGCCGCGGCGGGTGTTGTCGGCCTTGGTGGCGCCGATGGCGTGGGTGGCCAGCGAGACGGCGACGACGGCGACGACCATCGCACGGAGCGGCCATTGTGGACGATAGAGGGCGACGAGGACGAGCAGGGCGCTGGTGGCGAGCGCGGCAAGGACGACGTAACGGCTGATGAGCCCGACGTTGCCGATCGGGACCTGGCTGCTGGTACGGCCGAGTCCGATGAGGACAGCGAGGGCGAGACTGTAGCAGCCGAGCCCGATCCATCCGGCGGCTTGCGGTTCCGCGTGCAGGGTGGTGGACAGCAAAGCCAGCAGTGCCAGGGTGAGCGCTCCGGCGATGATCGCGGCGACGGCCAGATCTGCGGACCACAGGCCGCCGAGCGCGACGAGGATCACCGACAGCCGTCCGTCGGGGTCGAACGCCGAAGTGGCCAGGGACTGCTGCCCGACCGGTTTGGTGAGCAGCCATCCGGCGATGACGACGGCACCGGCGGCGGCGAAACCGAGCGCCGTGGTGCGCCGGCCGCGCAGCCCGAAAACGATTGCGACGACGAAAAGAACCGGTAGCCCGGCACCGAAGCTGAGGCATGCCAGCACGGATGCGATCGCGGCCGTCCACACGCGACCGTGGTGTGCCCGGGATATCGCCAGCGCGCTGAAGAACACCGCCGGGATCCAGCTGATTCCATTGGTTCCCTGCAACCAGATCTCGGCTGCGTGGGAGGTGAAAAGAAGCCAGGAGAACCCGGCGGTGAGGGCGAATTTACCTTGTGCTGAAAGGGATTTAGGCAGCATCGAATACAGGCAGGCGACGATACCGCCGACGAGAGCGACGGTGAGAACGGTCAGCGGCCGGTTGTCGCCGCCGAACCAGGCCGCGTCGGCATAGAACAGCAGCGACGGGAGGACGAACGGCTGTTCCAGATGGTAGGCGAACACCTGCCCGAACAGCAGGTTCCCGCCATCGTCGGTGATTCTGGCCAGGACGTGCCAATAGTCGAGCAGTACGTGGATCCGGGGCGCCCGCCATGCCGCCAGCAGCGCCAGCAGGGCCGGGATCACTCCGGCCACCGCAAGGACCGCGGTGGTGAAGTGTCTGCCGGAGCGGGCAGCGGTGGTGGGGACTGTCGCAAGCAAAGGGATCTCCCTGGCCGAGTTCGGGCGCCGTCCGCCCGGGGATGTCCCGGACGAGCTCGCCAGGGCTTCGAATCGGATTTTTTACCGTTCTTTTGTTCACTCGGCAAGCGTGATATTCGCCTCACGCAACGCTGTAACGATGATGGGTGGTTGCACCGATGCGATCTTCGCAAGCCCAGAAAGACGAGGCTTTCCGGGCGGCCCGGTCGGTGCTCTTTGGCGCCACGACCGGGTCGCGGAGCGCCACCGTGCTCCGCGTTCGGGTGGCGCGGGCGTGGACTCGTGCCGGGGGAGGGACTGACTGTGCGTCGGTTGTCGTGTGCTGCCCAGACGAGCGGAGTGCTCCGGGCCGTGCTGGTGCTGGTGATCGCGGTGCTGCTGGCCGGGGGATGGAGGCGGTCGCGCCCCCGGCATGGGCAGCTGAGCCGGAACGGGTTGCGCCCCATGATCTTCCGTTGTTGCCTGCGGTTCCGCCACGAGTTCCGCAATTGTCGAAGCCCTCGACGGCGGATTTCTCGGCGCAGTCGCATTTCGATCCGGGGAAGTCGAAGCCGGTGTCGCGGTCGATGTTCGCCACCGAATACGAGAACCCGGACGGCACCCGGTCGCTGCGGCAGTCGAACCAACCGCTCAACGTGCAGGACGGCAAAGGCGCGTGGCAGCCGGTCGACACCGCGTGGGTAAATGCTGGGGCCTGGGCTCGGCGACCACCAAGGACCCCGGCCCGTGGGAGGGCGAACAGCGCAACATGTGGAAGCCCACCCAGCAGCCGGGCCTGTGGTTCCACGGCGGCAACCTGCACCAGTCCCGGCACTACTCGCTCTACCTCGCGCTGCAGCTGAAGGCCCGCTACGAGGGCCTGGCGACCCCCGTCTACGGTCTGCCGGAAGTCCAGCACCTCTCCTGACCAAAGGCTGTGAAGGGGCCCTGGACCCAGAGTCCAGGGTGTCGGCAAAGTCGGTGTGGAGGGCCCTGCGCAGGTGTGGAGGGCCTTGCGCAGGTGCGGAGGGCCCTCCACAGGTGCGGAGGGCTGTGAAGGGGCCCTTCACGGACTCTGAGTCCGTGAAGGGCCCCTTCACGGACCAGAAACGGGTCGGCAGCCACGGCTCTCTCGGCTGATCACAGGCCCTCGACCAACTTTGCCGGGGCCCTGGACCCAGAGTCCGTGAAGGGCCCCTTCACAGCGTGCGGCGGGAGGGGAAGTCGGGCGGACGGCGCTCGGTGAAGGCGCGGAGGCCCTCGCGGGCGTCGGCTGAGGTGAACGCCTGCTGCCCGTAGTACGCCTCGTGGTGGAAGGCCTGGTCCTGCGGGAGATCGCCCAGCCGCAGCACGGCTTCCTTGATGGTGGCGAGCGCGGTGCCGCTGCGGGCGGCGAGCCGATGCGCGCGGGCCAGGGCGGAATCGAGCAGCTGCTCAGCGGGGACGACCTCGTTGAGCAGGCCATAGCGCAAGGCCTGCGCGGCGGTGATCCGGTCGCCCTGCAACATCAGCTCCATCGCCCAGGCGTACGGGATCTGCCGCGTCAGCCGGGTCAGCGTGCCGCCCGCGGGCACCACCCCGACCCCGCTTTCGGGCAGCCCGAATTCCGCGGTGTCGGCGGCGATGCGCAGATCGGTGGACAGCATGATCTCGAACCCGCCGCCGAGGCAGAGCCCGTTCACCGCGGCGAGCACCGGCTTGAACAGCTTGGTGTGCTTCTGGTGCGCCGGGTCCCACGCGGAGATGTCGAACCGGCCCTCGGCCAGCGCCGGGATCGACTCGGTCAGATCGGCGCCGACGCAGAACGCCCGCTCGCCCCGGCCGGTCAGCACCGCGACGGCGATCGAGTCGTCGTCGCGGACCTCGGCGAAGGCGGCGCCCAGCTCCTCGTACATCGCCAGGGTCAGCGAGTTCAGCTTTTCCGGCCGGTCGAACCGGAGCACCGCCACCGCGCCGTCGCGGTCGAGCGAGATGCCGGCCATCAGATCGCTCCCGTTGCCCGCAGCGCGGCGATGTCCTGCTCGTCCAGCCCGGCGAACGCACGCAGCACGGCCGCCGTGTGCTCGCCGGCTTTCGGCGCGAGCCCGCGCGGCTGGGCCGGGGTGGCGCCGAGCTTGATCGGGGAACCGAACATGCGCAGCTCGCCGAATTCCGGGTATTCGACGTCCACGACCATGTCGCGCGCGGCGATTTGCGGATCCTCGACGACTTCGCCGATGTCCTTGACCGCGCTCAGCGGCACCGCGTCGCCGGCGATCTCCTCCAGTTCGAGTTTCGTCTTGTCCGCGAACCATTCGTGCAGCACGGGGCGGACCCGGCGTTCATACACCTCGGGCACGAACCGCTTGGCCATCGTGTCGATCTCCGGGTCTTCGGCCAGCTCCGGCGAACCGAACAGCTCACACGAGATCCGCCAGAATTTGTCGGTGTATCCGCCGAAGAACACGAACCCGTCCCGACATGGGTACAGCTCATAGGGTTTCACGAACGGATGCTCGTTGCCGATCGGGCTGGGCACGTTGCCTTCGACGGTGTAGGACACCACGGCGTTCTCGGTCAGGCTCAGCACGGAGTCCTGCTGCGAAACGTCGACGAGCTGTCCTTCGCCGGTGCTTTCCGCGTGCCGGAGCGCGGCGAGGGTGCCGATGACCGCGTACAGGGTCGCGGAGAGGTCCCCGATGATGGTGCCCACTCGCGCCGGTGGGCGGTCCGGGAAGCCGTTCATCG
This Amycolatopsis sulphurea DNA region includes the following protein-coding sequences:
- a CDS encoding DUF2079 domain-containing protein, coding for MLATVPTTAARSGRHFTTAVLAVAGVIPALLALLAAWRAPRIHVLLDYWHVLARITDDGGNLLFGQVFAYHLEQPFVLPSLLFYADAAWFGGDNRPLTVLTVALVGGIVACLYSMLPKSLSAQGKFALTAGFSWLLFTSHAAEIWLQGTNGISWIPAVFFSALAISRAHHGRVWTAAIASVLACLSFGAGLPVLFVVAIVFGLRGRRTTALGFAAAGAVVIAGWLLTKPVGQQSLATSAFDPDGRLSVILVALGGLWSADLAVAAIIAGALTLALLALLSTTLHAEPQAAGWIGLGCYSLALAVLIGLGRTSSQVPIGNVGLISRYVVLAALATSALLVLVALYRPQWPLRAMVVAVVAVSLATHAIGATKADNTRRGYAPLALTAIALRVNAPAVLTQLHIQRDVIPAARALGAYPFDPEFTLGCHGHELGDSLRTADATDLPGPEATGDTHGAVTTRRIIGDTLVTGWATINAAKPDCILLADATGTITGGGITGLPSTAPGLPDGMTWQATARPGNETLTVYAERDHHLYRITSGG
- a CDS encoding AAA family ATPase → MSGLHAVAGPGAVPGPASFAGAVVGREREIELLLAGLDAGAHVVLEGPPGTGKTTLLRVIASAGDAEFVFVEGNAELTPARLIGHFDPSQVLAKRYSAETFVDGPLAEALRSGGLLYVEEVNRVPGETLDVLITVMSEGERHAETRSREGPLHRLHSAAATHPPGEYFRPTDDEDPLPAARSCAELVILAPADDCAEAAGFARWAGARWRPLPGLAAAPAALAKLLDRS
- the mftD gene encoding pre-mycofactocin synthase MftD (MftD, an enzyme found in the mycofactocin biosynthesis locus, performs an oxidative deamination of 3-amino-5-[(p-hydroxyphenyl)methyl]-4,4-dimethyl-2-pyrrolidinone (AHDP). The resulting compound, now called pre-mycofactocin (PMFT), is a biologically active redox cofactor that can oxidize the non-exchangeable NADH of TIGR03971 family SDR-type oxidoreductases.), giving the protein MSNTWFESVAEAQRRAKKRLPRSVYSALIAGSEKGLTLNDNLAAFDELRYAPRTAGHSAERVLGTHVLGRDVALPVLISPTGVQAVHPDGEVAVARAAAARGTSMGLSSFGSKPIEEVVAANPNTYFQVYWTGSREDILRRLERARAAGAVGIILTLDWSFSHSRDWGSPHIPERLNFRELLRFAPEGATHPRWLLDYVKTRKLPDLSVPNMAQPGEPAPTFFGAYGQWMQTPPPSWEDVRWLRTQWDGPFLLKGVIRVDEARRAVDAGVSAISVSNHGGNNLDGTPATIRALPAIADAVGDQVEVLLDGGIRRGSDVVKALALGARAVLIGRAYLWGLAAGGQAGVENVLDVLRNGIDSTLLALGKRSVHELSRNDLVVPQGFGLELGDQVVAS
- a CDS encoding enoyl-CoA hydratase/isomerase family protein produces the protein MAGISLDRDGAVAVLRFDRPEKLNSLTLAMYEELGAAFAEVRDDDSIAVAVLTGRGERAFCVGADLTESIPALAEGRFDISAWDPAHQKHTKLFKPVLAAVNGLCLGGGFEIMLSTDLRIAADTAEFGLPESGVGVVPAGGTLTRLTRQIPYAWAMELMLQGDRITAAQALRYGLLNEVVPAEQLLDSALARAHRLAARSGTALATIKEAVLRLGDLPQDQAFHHEAYYGQQAFTSADAREGLRAFTERRPPDFPSRRTL
- a CDS encoding CaiB/BaiF CoA transferase family protein is translated as MTIDEGALLPGGLPEGALRGIVVLDITRVVAGPFCSMLLADLGATVIKIENPRDPDYARDFPPMLRGAGDTGFSAFFAQFNRNKLGLTIDLATAEGTELLKKLVRRADVLVENFRPGTMDKLGVGYEVLRQENPRLVYTAISGYGQTGPYRRRPAYDNSAQATGGLWSMNGFPDRPPARVGTIIGDLSATLYAVIGTLAALRHAESTGEGQLVDVSQQDSVLSLTENAVVSYTVEGNVPSPIGNEHPFVKPYELYPCRDGFVFFGGYTDKFWRISCELFGSPELAEDPEIDTMAKRFVPEVYERRVRPVLHEWFADKTKLELEEIAGDAVPLSAVKDIGEVVEDPQIAARDMVVDVEYPEFGELRMFGSPIKLGATPAQPRGLAPKAGEHTAAVLRAFAGLDEQDIAALRATGAI